In Megalops cyprinoides isolate fMegCyp1 chromosome 12, fMegCyp1.pri, whole genome shotgun sequence, the sequence GTTGTTGACTTTTTATGGGTTGAGGGGCAGTGGGCAGTTAATCAGGAAATGAAAGATAACTGTAAGATATTCACTATTAAAAGGGTCATTTAAGTGGCACATTTTGTTTCTGGTGATTCTGCTGTCATGCTTAAAAAATGCAGCCTTTGCATGACACGGTTGGCTACTTAAGCAGAGTCAGTGTTGACTGATGATTTTCCATAAACTTGATGCAATTAATCAAAGCAAAATATAGGGTTGAACTGAACAGAATTTAGAAATTCCCTTTCTTATAATTGCTCAGTTTCCATCAAATTCTAATTCAAGAACCTATGTGAGAATGGGAAGTGGGAATTTTAAGTTTACTTCAGAATTGACCCCAGTTCTGAATCTCTTTGCTTTAAATGAGTCTTCTTTATCAAGCTATGATGAGGTTATGAAGCCTCAGAGTAGCTTCCCCTTTTTATGACCTCATACTGTCATTTTGCCCTAACTCCTTCAGCCTTAGTGGAagtggaaatattttcatattttataaaacTTTAATAATACCGTGACACAGTCGCGGTATATTGCATGGcttttgtgtcatttgaatGAGGTTCTGTGTGACTTGTTATGTAATTGATCTGTATAAATCAATGACAGTGACAGCTCTACATGCACCtgtttcccctcctcctctcccgtCAGATGTGACAGTGCCCCTCGATTGTGGCCATGAGTAACAGCCACCCTTTGCGACCGCTGGCCTCTGTGTCGGAGATTGATCATGTGCACCTTCTGTCGGAGCAGCTGGGCGCGCTGGTGCCGGGCGAAGAATACAGCGACGTCACCTTCATCGTGGAGGGGAAGCGCTTCCCTGCGCACAGGGTCATTTTGGCAGCACGCTGCCACTATTTCAGGTAAGAGGACTGCTGCTATGGACACTTTCGCTGTGGAAACCGTCATCCAACATCAGGTCAAGGCTAAAATTAAGTTCAGATTTTTACACAGCCAAATGTTTGGGATTGTACTGGTTGGTTTGTTCATCAGAAGGAAATTGGGTTATTTCCAAAGCATACATGGGTATTTGTGCTAGATTTGTAATTACACACAGATTTGTCATCTCTCAGAAGTTTCATACAAGTGTTCATCCAACTCCAGTTCAGATCCAGCAGACCAGCTAGCTCTCTGTTATGTCTTATTTTTGGCGGAAAGGCTCCACACACTGTGACTATCCTTGTCATTATCCATCATAATGTAAAATCATTTGGAACTGAGCGTGTGCCAATTACATATTAATtggacacagctgtgtgacagCCACATTACAACAAGATGCAGGTAAGGGAGCAGACACTTGTTTGTGTGACaaatggcttttgcttgtgttgttctctgcctcacttgtaagtcactttggataaaagcgtctgccaaatgaataaatgtaaatgtaactgctCTTGGCTTTCTCTGGACAAGATTGTGCCCCAAAGACTGACAAGATGTCCTTGCTTCTTTCCACCAGAGCTTTGCTGTATGGTGGGATGAAGGAGTCTCAGCCCCAAGCTGAAGTCCGTCTGGAGGAGACGCGGTCAGAGGCTTTCTCCATGCTGCTTCAGTATCTGTACACGGGTAGGGCCAGCCTCAGCTCCGCCCGCGAAGAGGTGCTGCTGGACTTCCTGGGGCTGGCGCACCGCTATGGCCTCCAGCCACTAGAGGACTCCACCTCTGAGTTCTTGCGTACTGTGCTGCACACCCACAACGTGTGCCTGGTGTTTGATGTGGCCAGCCTCTATTGCCTGAACACACTGAGTGCTGCCTGTTGCGCTTACATGGACCGCCATGCCCCCGAAGTGCTGGCGTCAGATGGCTTCCTGACGCTGTCCAAGGTAAGGGAGGGCCGATGTGCATCTTATTGAATGACATCACGGGCACggcctcttctctctttctgcacgTGTCATGTGTCCCTcactttttctccctctccctgccgtCTCTCTTTGCAGACTGCCCTGCTGACAGTGGTGCGAAGGGACTCCTTCGCCGCGAGCGAGAAGGACATCTTCCAGGCCTTGTGCCGCTGGTGCCGACACAACGGAGAGAGCGCAGcgcaggaagtgatgtcagcgGTTCGCCTGCCCCTCATGAGCCTGACAGAGATGCTGAACATCGTGCGCCCCTCAGGTCTGCTCAGCCCTGACGACCTGCTGGACGCCATCAAGACCCGCTCAGAGAGCCGCGACATGGACCTCAACTACCGCGGCATGCTCAGTGAGTCTGCACACTGCGTGTCTGTTTCTACAACCCATACAGACAGCATTCACAAAAAACACTTGACTCCACACACACCTATTGGAATTTGTGAAACCTGTGAGCCGCCCTATAGAGGTCTGTCGCTTATAGAATATTATTCTTAAGTATATAGTAATTGTTATTGCATAGGTTGTTCTGCCAGGTGTAAATAAGTCAGTACTATAGTTAGTACTCATTGTCTGGATGAACACCAGGTTTGAACACTTCTGTTGTATTTGCAGATTCAGCCACTCACTCGAAAACTGTGTAGATGTtattgtgtggtgtgcatgAGAGAGGTGGTCCCTTTTCTCACCTGTGCCCACCCTAACTGTCAGTACCGGAGGAGAATATCGCCACAATGAAGCACGGCGCCCAGGTGGTGAAGGGGGAGCTGAAGTCTGCCCTGCTGGACGGAGACACGCAGAACTATGACCTGGACCACGGCTTCTCCCGGCACCCCATCGAGGACGACGGCCGCGCCGGGATCCAGGTCAAACTGGGCCAGCCCTCCATCATCAATCACATCCGTATCCTGCTGTGGGACAGGGACAGTCGGTACGGGACAGGGAGGCTGGGACCTGCTTCATCTGTAGCATGAACTTTGCTTGCACTTGAGCAATACTTACACTGTTGTGCGTGATGTTTTTGCCTGATTTTTTCTATGgctgtttttgccttttttcaaaCACTTTAGCAAGCATTAGAGttcatctctctcttgctttaTTATGTAAAAAGGAATATGCGGTGTACTGAAACCATAACACAAGGTCGGTCAAATTACTGCAGCATTTTCTGAAGTCTGGGTGTGCACCACTTAGTTACTCAGTGctatgtctctttctctccttctctccaggTCATACTCTTACTACATTGAGGTGTCCATGGATGAGCTGGACTGGGTGCGTGTCGTGGATCATTCCAAGTATCTGTGTCGCTCCTGGCAGAACCTCTATTTCCCAGCACGAGTCTGCAGGTAAGGGGTTTAATTCTTTTCCCATGTTcacatgctcctgtatatcAATCCAAAATGAAGGAAGCACCAACATACAGTGTCTTAATAGAGCACTGGGCCACCATGACTCACCATAACAGCCTCAGTGCACCTTGGAGTACAGCAGTTGTGTCATGCACTGCTTTCAGGTATGGTAGCCACCACGATGACTGTGCCTTTGATGCTTGGTGTTTTTCAGATATGTGCGCATCGTGGGTACGCACAACACTGTCAACAAGGTCTTCCACTTGGTTGCCTTCGAATGCATGTTCACTCACCGCCCCTTCACGCTGGAGAAGGGCCTTGTTGGTAAGAACTAGATATGGTTCCATGGTTCCATGCTTCAAATGGGGGTTGGTTTCACTGATCCTGGATCGGAGCAGGGGGGTTCTGCCTGCGTAGTTCTCGTACAGACAGAAACGGCAAGCACAATGTGATCACTCTGTTCAGATTCTGCAGCGATCAAGGACTTGAAATGTCACTGCTGTGTATATCGGTTGAAGATTGATTTGTATGTCGTTATGTCTCCCGTAGTGCCCAACGAGAACATGGCCACCATCTCGGCCTGCGCCAGCGTGATAGAGGGGGTCAGCCGGAGCCGGAACGCCCTGCTCAATGGGGACACCCGCAACTACGACTGGGACTCGGGCTACACCTGTCATCAGCTCGGCTCTGGAGCCATAGTGATCCAGCTGGCCCAGCCCTACATGGTGGGCTCCCTCAGGTAGGACCGTGCCcatggtgtgtgcatgtggaaggACAATGGCCCGAAGGATGTCCCAGGATTACATGTGAACATCTTTGAGTAGATATTGAAGTTGAGTGATATCAGAGTATGCTTTGCTCATCTCTAGATGAGTGATATTCATTAAATCTAACTTTCTGAGCAATCACTTAAAGTGCGTTACAGTTATAAGGGGGAAATAAAGTTTATGGGCCTGGTCAGTATCTGTGATGGTCATCAGTCATTGACATGACATTAACAAGTAGGAGCACATAGGTATGTTTGTAATTACactctgcatgtatgtgtgggtgtgtccttatgtacgtatgtgtgtctgtctgtctgtctgggtaGGCTGCTCTTGTGGGACTGTGATGACCGCAGTTACAGTTACTACATCGAGctctccaccaatcagcagCAGTGGACGAAGGTGATTGACAGGTCAAAAATGGCGTGTAGGTGAGTATTTGTGTCCGTGTCCGTTTCAGCGGTTGTGGCCCTCGCAGTCCCCCCTCTCACTGCCTGTCCCTCCGTCTGCAATGCAGGTCCTGGCAGACCCTGACGTTCGACAAGCAGCCCGCCTCCTTCATCCGCATCGTGGGGACTCACAACACTGCTAATGAGGTGGGAATGGAGGGCAGGAAGCTGGGGGCCTGTGCTTGGAACGTGTGCCATGAGGAGCATGAGTTCTGATTCagtctttccttccctctctctttctagGTCTTCCACTGTGTCCATTTTGAGTGTCCAGCCCAGCTGGACGTGGAAGTTAAGGAGGGCAGTCCTGGGCAGGGCCCCCCTGAGGCAAACCCTGCACCccagcagccccgcccccctcgtCCCTCCCGCTCCCAGAGCCTGCTCCCCCCCCAGCCTTCGTCCCACcagccttcctcctcctctccctcacactcccaCCATTGAGGGTCACTCCCCTGGATGGATCCCAGTCTCAGGCTCCGGGGGTGGAATAAAAATCCCATGACTCCCTTTGCACAGGCTTCAGTTCCCAGGGTGCTCTAAACCCATGCTGCTACGCGATTCATTCATAATGTAACAGGAGAATGATGGCAATGAAGGTAACTGTGTCAACCAGTTCCATTATGCAGAGGTGATTTTTCGAGAAACTCTGATCTAAGGCACATCACTGAGCCCCTCTCCAAACCATGTGTTTGATTTGACTAAAAAGGCGATTTTAGGACATGTTTTAGTCCATTCGCCctcactgaaaataatgttcCTCTCTGGCTGTAACTGTCACACCCAGCTTCTCTTGCCTAGAATAGATCAAAGCACTGGGCAGTGGGTTTGTCTGGCCCCCTGCCCACTAAGTTGTCATCCTGACTTTGATCTGAGCACtactgtaattaatttattgatCCTTCTGCATTATGCAGTCTTAAAAAGAAGAACCCTTggaatattttttcaaaatctttAACCCAAGAATGCACTTTGCTTCTGATTGGCACAAATGTATTTAAGAGGTATAGGCAAAGATTggcatttggggaaaaaaaaaaaaaacattgttctcTGCTGTGGCTTTAATGCGGCTTGAGGATGTTTGCTGCACTTTATATGAAAAATTTGACGAACAATGTACCAAATTTACACTGGATCATGAAGCCTTATGgggctctctgctgtgtttagGGGAAAGAATTGAGTGGATcatctgacccccccccccccacccacccaccttTTCACTTAATCTACTGTACATTTCCTAAGCAACCACGCCCACAATAGGTCAGCCAGTCTGCAGTGCCTGTGGcagacatttctttttgttcagGTTAAGCATGTGTCTTTTGTGCTCTATGAAGGAATTTGGGCAGTCCACAGTTTGccgtgtttgtgttgtgtttagcTGATtggttttgttggttttgttttgtctgtaaatggtacactcactctcctctctagtttctgtgtgtctgtctcttacTGTCTCatccttcttctctctcttcttttttttttttttttactgtcctgACCATCTCTCTTCCTGCGACCTCATTCCCCTCTGTCTTAATTCTCCTTTATGCCtttcctgcctccctccctccctctctgtccctgtcctgtCTGTCTTCCCCATAAATTGGCCTCGAATTTGAAATGATGAAGTCCTTTCATATCCTGAGGTAATAAACCTCCTTCACTTGGCAGTGTAAGACTTAGCTATCTGTGCCAAAGCATTTCACAGGGAAAATACAGAATGGTGAAGATGGCTGAAAGTGCACATTAAAAGTCGACAGTTATCTCTCCATCATTtatccatctttttttttttcttaaatcaagACGTGGATATTCTTCTAGCACTTAATGCAGTTCAGTGTCTATTATTCGTATAACTATCATTTTAACAATGACCATTATAATACTGATATgcttattatt encodes:
- the btbd9 gene encoding BTB/POZ domain-containing protein 9, yielding MSNSHPLRPLASVSEIDHVHLLSEQLGALVPGEEYSDVTFIVEGKRFPAHRVILAARCHYFRALLYGGMKESQPQAEVRLEETRSEAFSMLLQYLYTGRASLSSAREEVLLDFLGLAHRYGLQPLEDSTSEFLRTVLHTHNVCLVFDVASLYCLNTLSAACCAYMDRHAPEVLASDGFLTLSKTALLTVVRRDSFAASEKDIFQALCRWCRHNGESAAQEVMSAVRLPLMSLTEMLNIVRPSGLLSPDDLLDAIKTRSESRDMDLNYRGMLIPEENIATMKHGAQVVKGELKSALLDGDTQNYDLDHGFSRHPIEDDGRAGIQVKLGQPSIINHIRILLWDRDSRSYSYYIEVSMDELDWVRVVDHSKYLCRSWQNLYFPARVCRYVRIVGTHNTVNKVFHLVAFECMFTHRPFTLEKGLVVPNENMATISACASVIEGVSRSRNALLNGDTRNYDWDSGYTCHQLGSGAIVIQLAQPYMVGSLRLLLWDCDDRSYSYYIELSTNQQQWTKVIDRSKMACRSWQTLTFDKQPASFIRIVGTHNTANEVFHCVHFECPAQLDVEVKEGSPGQGPPEANPAPQQPRPPRPSRSQSLLPPQPSSHQPSSSSPSHSHH